From Mobula hypostoma chromosome 8, sMobHyp1.1, whole genome shotgun sequence, the proteins below share one genomic window:
- the snrnp27 gene encoding U4/U6.U5 small nuclear ribonucleoprotein 27 kDa protein — protein sequence MGRSRSRSPRRERRRSRSTSRERERARRRERSRSRERDRERRRSRSRSPHRRRSRSPRRHRSSSASPSRQKDQETKEHEISEADMEGKTEEEIEMLKLMGFGAFDTSKGKKVEGSVNAYAVNVQQKRKYRQYMNRKGGFNRPLDFIA from the exons AGCGTCGTCGGTCAAGGTCAACatccagagaaagagagagagccagGCGGCGTGAGCGATCCAGATCAAGAGAACGAGATAGAGAGCGCAGAAGGAGTCGTTCAAGATCACCTCACAGAAGGCGCTCAAG GTCTCCACGGAGGCATAGGTCAAGTTCAGCATCTCCTTCAAGGCAGAAAGATCAGGAAACAAAAGAACATGAGATTTCAG AAGCAGATATGGAGGGGAAAACAGAGGAAGAGATTGAAATGTTAAAGCTGATGGGATTTGGTGCTTTTGACACTTCAAAG ggaaagaaagtggagggtTCGGTTAATGCTTATGCCGTCAACGTACAGCAGAAAAGGAAATATCG GCAGTACATGAACAGGAAAGGTGGATTTAACAGACCTCTGGATTTCATTGCATAA